Proteins from a single region of Streptomyces spinoverrucosus:
- the scy gene encoding polarized growth protein Scy, translating into MRGYESQEREPAADVDHLTRFEAEMKRLKTEREKAIQHAEDLGYQVEVLRAKLHEARRTLMTRPAYDSADIGYQAEQLLRNAQMQADQIRADADRELSQARAQTQRILQEHAEQAARLQAELHAEAVSRRQQLDQELAERRQTVESHVNENVAWAEQLRARTEQQARRLLEESRTEAEQAMAAARAEAERLTAEARQRLQSEAEAARAEAEQLLRRARTDAERLLNAASTQAQEATEHAEQLRTSTVSESDAARRQASELSRAAEQRMTEAEEALRKAQSEAEKLVTEAKEAAAKALAGAEAANETRTRTAKEQVARLVSEATKEAETTKAEAEQVVADARAEAEKIVAEAAEKARSITAEETASQLSKAARTADDVLNKASEDAKKTTKAATEEAERIRREAEAEADRLRAEAHDIAEQLKGAAKDDTKEYRAKTVELQEEARRLRGEAEQLRADAVAEGEKIRAEARKQAVAQIEEAARTAEELLAKAKADADELRQSATTDSEKVRTEAIERATTLRRQAEETLERTRKEAERHRAEVLEQSEGIRADAERAARELREETERAVESRRAEAAEELTRLHTEAEARLAAAEQALTDAREEAARIRREAAEETERLRAEAAERIRTLQAQAEAEAERLRDEAASDASASRAEGEAVAVRLRSEAAAEAERLKSEAQDTADRVRAEAQAAAERLAQEASETLAAAQEEAARRRREAEELLGAARHEADQERERAREQSEELLASARKRVEEAQAEAVRLVEEADRRATEMVSAAEQHAQQVRDSVVGLHEQAQEEIAGLRNAAEHAADRTRREAQEEADRVRADAYAERERAAEDAGRLRREASEESQAAKALAERTMAEAIAEAERLRSDAAEHAQRVRTEASDAIAEADQAAARTRADAREDANRIRSDAATQADTLITEARNEAERLQSETVAEADRVRAEALAKAERLVGDASGEAERLRAEAAETVGSAQQHAERIRTDAERVKADAAHEAERVTTAAREEAERTLDEARKDANKRRSEAAEQVDKLITETTAEADKLLSEAQQQALKTTADAEAQADTMVGAARNEADRLVSEATVEGNGLVEKARTDADELLVGARRDATAIRERAEELRARITAEIEELHERARREAAETMKSTGDRCDALIKAAEEQLAKAQAKAKELVSEANSEAGKVRIAAVKKAEGLLKEAEQKKSALVKEAEELKAEAIQEAKRTVEEGKRELEVLVRRREDINAEISRVQDVLEALESFETPSAAKDNTVKAGATVGAPRSGGKSSES; encoded by the coding sequence GTGCGGGGCTACGAGAGCCAGGAGCGAGAGCCGGCGGCTGACGTCGACCACCTCACTCGGTTCGAAGCCGAGATGAAGCGGCTGAAGACCGAGCGGGAAAAGGCCATCCAGCACGCCGAGGACCTCGGCTACCAGGTCGAGGTGCTGCGCGCCAAGCTGCACGAGGCGCGGCGCACGCTCATGACCCGGCCTGCCTATGACAGCGCCGACATCGGCTATCAGGCCGAGCAGTTGCTGCGCAATGCCCAGATGCAGGCGGACCAGATCCGGGCGGACGCCGACCGGGAGCTGAGTCAGGCCCGGGCGCAGACCCAGCGGATCCTCCAGGAGCACGCCGAGCAGGCGGCCCGGCTCCAGGCCGAGCTGCACGCCGAGGCCGTCTCCCGCCGGCAGCAGCTCGACCAGGAGCTGGCCGAGCGCCGGCAGACCGTCGAGTCGCACGTCAACGAGAACGTGGCCTGGGCCGAGCAGCTGCGCGCCCGCACCGAGCAGCAGGCCCGCCGGCTGCTGGAGGAGTCGCGGACCGAGGCCGAGCAGGCCATGGCCGCCGCGCGTGCGGAGGCCGAGCGGCTGACCGCCGAGGCCCGGCAGCGGCTGCAGAGCGAGGCCGAGGCCGCCCGCGCCGAGGCCGAGCAGCTGCTGCGCCGGGCCCGTACGGACGCCGAGCGGCTGCTGAACGCCGCCTCCACGCAGGCGCAGGAGGCCACCGAGCACGCCGAGCAGCTGCGGACGTCCACGGTCTCGGAGTCCGACGCCGCCCGCCGTCAGGCGAGCGAGCTGAGCCGGGCCGCCGAGCAGCGGATGACGGAGGCCGAAGAGGCCCTGCGCAAGGCGCAGTCCGAGGCGGAGAAGCTGGTCACCGAGGCCAAGGAGGCCGCGGCCAAGGCCCTCGCCGGCGCCGAGGCGGCGAACGAGACCCGCACGCGCACCGCCAAGGAGCAGGTCGCCCGTCTCGTCAGCGAGGCCACGAAGGAGGCCGAGACCACCAAGGCGGAGGCCGAGCAGGTCGTCGCCGACGCCCGCGCCGAGGCCGAGAAGATCGTCGCGGAGGCCGCCGAGAAGGCCCGGTCGATCACCGCCGAGGAGACCGCGAGCCAGCTGTCCAAGGCGGCCAGGACCGCCGACGACGTACTCAACAAGGCGTCGGAGGACGCCAAGAAGACCACCAAGGCGGCCACCGAGGAGGCCGAGCGGATCCGCCGCGAGGCGGAGGCCGAGGCGGACCGGCTGCGCGCCGAGGCGCACGACATCGCCGAGCAGCTCAAGGGCGCGGCGAAGGACGACACCAAGGAGTACCGCGCCAAGACCGTCGAACTCCAGGAGGAGGCACGGCGGCTGCGCGGCGAGGCCGAGCAACTGCGCGCCGACGCGGTCGCCGAGGGCGAGAAGATCCGCGCGGAGGCCCGCAAGCAGGCCGTGGCGCAGATCGAGGAGGCGGCCAGGACCGCCGAGGAGCTGCTCGCCAAGGCGAAGGCCGACGCCGACGAGCTGCGGCAGAGCGCGACCACGGACAGCGAGAAGGTCCGCACCGAGGCCATCGAGCGGGCGACCACGCTGCGCCGGCAGGCCGAGGAGACGCTGGAGCGCACCCGCAAGGAGGCCGAGCGGCACCGCGCGGAGGTCCTTGAGCAGTCCGAGGGCATCCGCGCCGACGCCGAGCGGGCCGCGCGGGAGCTGCGCGAGGAGACCGAGCGGGCCGTGGAGTCCCGCCGCGCGGAGGCCGCCGAGGAGCTGACGCGGCTGCACACGGAGGCGGAGGCCCGGCTCGCCGCCGCCGAGCAGGCGCTGACCGACGCCCGTGAGGAGGCCGCGCGCATCCGTCGCGAGGCCGCCGAGGAGACCGAGCGGCTGCGCGCCGAGGCGGCCGAGCGGATCCGTACGCTCCAGGCGCAGGCCGAGGCGGAGGCCGAACGGCTGCGTGACGAGGCCGCGTCCGACGCGTCCGCCTCCCGGGCGGAGGGCGAGGCCGTCGCCGTACGTCTGCGGTCGGAGGCCGCGGCGGAGGCCGAGCGGCTGAAGTCGGAGGCCCAGGACACCGCCGACCGGGTACGGGCCGAGGCGCAGGCCGCCGCCGAGCGGCTGGCGCAGGAGGCGTCCGAGACGCTGGCCGCCGCGCAGGAGGAGGCCGCCCGGCGCCGCCGCGAGGCCGAGGAACTCCTCGGCGCGGCCCGCCACGAGGCCGACCAGGAGCGCGAGCGGGCCCGCGAGCAGAGCGAGGAACTGCTGGCCTCGGCACGCAAGCGCGTGGAGGAGGCGCAGGCCGAGGCCGTGCGCCTGGTGGAGGAGGCCGACCGGCGCGCCACAGAGATGGTGTCGGCGGCCGAGCAGCACGCCCAGCAGGTACGGGACTCGGTCGTCGGGCTGCACGAGCAGGCGCAGGAGGAGATCGCCGGGCTGCGCAACGCCGCCGAGCACGCGGCGGACCGTACGCGGCGGGAGGCGCAGGAGGAGGCGGACCGGGTCCGCGCCGACGCCTACGCCGAGCGGGAGCGGGCCGCCGAGGACGCGGGCCGGCTCCGGCGGGAGGCGAGCGAGGAGTCCCAGGCCGCCAAGGCGCTGGCCGAGCGGACCATGGCGGAGGCGATCGCGGAGGCCGAGCGGCTGCGCTCCGACGCGGCCGAGCACGCCCAGCGGGTGCGCACCGAGGCGTCGGACGCCATCGCCGAGGCCGACCAGGCGGCGGCACGCACGCGTGCGGACGCCCGAGAGGACGCCAACCGGATCCGGTCGGACGCGGCGACGCAGGCGGACACCCTCATCACCGAAGCCCGCAACGAGGCCGAGCGGCTGCAGTCGGAGACCGTCGCGGAGGCGGACCGGGTGCGGGCCGAGGCGCTCGCCAAGGCCGAGAGGCTGGTCGGGGACGCGAGCGGCGAGGCGGAGCGGCTGCGTGCCGAGGCCGCCGAGACGGTCGGGTCGGCGCAGCAGCACGCTGAGCGGATCCGCACCGACGCCGAGCGGGTCAAGGCGGACGCCGCCCATGAGGCGGAGCGGGTCACCACGGCCGCGCGCGAGGAGGCCGAGCGGACGCTGGACGAGGCCCGCAAGGACGCCAACAAGCGGCGTTCGGAGGCGGCCGAGCAGGTCGACAAGCTCATCACGGAGACCACCGCCGAGGCCGACAAGCTGCTCAGCGAGGCGCAGCAGCAGGCGCTGAAGACGACCGCGGACGCCGAGGCGCAGGCCGACACCATGGTGGGCGCGGCCCGCAACGAGGCCGACCGGCTGGTGTCCGAGGCGACGGTCGAGGGCAACGGGCTGGTGGAGAAGGCCCGTACGGACGCGGACGAACTCCTCGTCGGCGCGCGCCGGGACGCGACCGCGATCAGGGAGCGGGCGGAGGAGCTGCGGGCCCGGATCACCGCGGAGATCGAGGAGCTGCACGAGCGGGCCCGCCGGGAGGCCGCCGAGACGATGAAGTCGACCGGCGACCGCTGCGACGCGCTCATCAAGGCCGCCGAGGAGCAGCTGGCCAAGGCGCAGGCGAAGGCCAAGGAGCTGGTGTCGGAGGCCAACTCCGAGGCCGGCAAGGTGCGCATCGCCGCCGTGAAGAAGGCGGAGGGGCTGCTGAAGGAGGCCGAGCAGAAGAAGTCGGCGCTCGTGAAGGAGGCCGAGGAGCTCAAGGCCGAGGCGATCCAGGAGGCCAAGCGCACGGTCGAGGAGGGCAAGCGCGAACTGGAGGTCCTGGTGCGCCGTCGCGAGGACATCAACGCCGAGATCTCCCGCGTGCAGGACGTCCTGGAGGCCCTGGAGTCCTTTGAGACACCGTCAGCCGCCAAGGACAACACGGTCAAGGCCGGCGCGACGGTCGGCGCCCCTCGTTCGGGTGGCAAGTCGTCGGAGAGCTAG
- the mce gene encoding methylmalonyl-CoA epimerase, translating into MLTRIDHIGIACHDLDATVEFYRATYGFEVFHTEVNEEQGVREAMLKINDTSDGGSSYLQLLEPIREDSTVAKWLAKNGEGVHHIAFGTADVDGDAAAIRDKGVRVLYEEPRRGSMGSRITFLHPKDCHGVLTELVTSAPVESPEH; encoded by the coding sequence ATGCTGACGCGAATCGACCACATCGGGATCGCCTGCCACGACCTCGACGCGACTGTCGAGTTCTACAGGGCCACCTACGGCTTCGAGGTGTTCCACACCGAGGTCAACGAAGAGCAGGGCGTGCGCGAGGCCATGCTCAAGATCAACGATACGTCCGACGGCGGATCCTCGTACCTGCAGCTCCTGGAGCCGATCCGGGAGGACTCCACCGTCGCGAAGTGGCTCGCCAAGAACGGCGAGGGCGTCCACCACATCGCCTTCGGTACGGCGGACGTCGACGGGGACGCGGCCGCGATCAGGGACAAGGGCGTACGCGTTCTGTACGAGGAGCCCCGGCGCGGCTCCATGGGGTCACGGATCACCTTCCTGCACCCCAAGGATTGTCACGGCGTCCTGACAGAACTGGTCACTTCGGCGCCCGTTGAGTCACCTGAGCACTGA
- a CDS encoding ABC transporter ATP-binding protein, which translates to MIELAGLTKRYGEKVAVNQLTFTVRPGIVTGFLGPNGAGKSTTMRMILGLDHPTAGDVRIDGKHYDQLKDPMKYIGALLEAKAWHGGRSAFNHLLCLAQANGIPRQRVHEVLDTVGLTAVAKKKAKGFSLGMGQRLGIAGALLGDPRILMFDEPVNGLDPEGIHWIRNLMKTLAAQGRTVFVSSHLMSEMALTAEHLVVIGQGRLLADMSMADFIAQNSRSYVRIRTPQRERLLDVLHGAGLTVVETGSGAFEVDGGKAERIGELAAQHQIVLHELSTQQASLEEAFMRLTAESVEYHAHSDPAAERRLGVPPDGVWGRGNDWRKG; encoded by the coding sequence ATGATCGAGCTGGCGGGGCTGACCAAGCGGTACGGCGAGAAGGTCGCGGTGAACCAACTGACGTTCACCGTCAGACCGGGCATCGTCACGGGCTTCCTCGGTCCCAACGGCGCCGGCAAGTCGACCACCATGCGCATGATTCTGGGCCTGGACCACCCCACCGCCGGGGACGTCCGGATCGACGGCAAGCACTACGACCAGCTCAAGGACCCGATGAAGTACATCGGCGCCCTGCTGGAGGCAAAGGCCTGGCACGGCGGGCGCAGCGCCTTCAACCACCTGCTGTGCCTGGCCCAGGCCAACGGCATCCCCCGGCAGCGGGTGCACGAGGTCCTCGACACGGTCGGCCTCACCGCGGTCGCGAAGAAGAAGGCCAAGGGCTTCTCCCTCGGCATGGGTCAGCGGCTCGGCATCGCGGGCGCGCTGCTCGGTGACCCTCGGATCCTGATGTTCGACGAGCCGGTCAACGGGCTCGATCCCGAGGGCATCCACTGGATCCGCAACCTGATGAAGACGCTGGCCGCGCAGGGCCGTACGGTCTTCGTCTCGTCCCATCTGATGAGCGAGATGGCGCTGACGGCCGAGCACCTCGTCGTCATCGGGCAGGGCCGGCTGCTCGCGGACATGTCCATGGCCGACTTCATCGCGCAGAACTCGCGCAGTTACGTCCGGATCCGCACCCCGCAGCGCGAGCGGCTGCTCGATGTGCTGCACGGCGCCGGGCTCACGGTGGTGGAGACCGGCAGCGGGGCGTTCGAGGTGGACGGGGGCAAAGCGGAGCGGATCGGGGAGCTGGCGGCGCAGCACCAGATCGTGCTGCACGAGCTGAGCACCCAGCAGGCCTCCCTGGAGGAGGCGTTCATGCGGCTGACGGCGGAGTCGGTGGAGTACCACGCGCACTCCGACCCGGCGGCCGAGCGGCGGCTGGGGGTGCCCCCAGACGGAGTCTGGGGGAGGGGCAACGACTGGAGGAAGGGCTGA
- a CDS encoding ABC transporter permease yields MAATQVIRSEWTKIRSVASTVWTLSLAVVVTIALGMLISALSKSEFENLDEAGRLSFDPTFISFAGMSLGQLAMIVFGVLVVSNEYSTGMIRTSLAAVPQRGTFLFSKIAVATLLALVVGMATSFAAFFLGQAMLGDLRADLGDPGVLRAVIGGGLYMTLIAMFSMGVAVMLRSPMLSLGILMPFFFLISNILGNVSATKEVGQYLPDQAGSKIMQVVTPPGDDSPYSPWGGLGIMALWVASALVGGYALLKRRDA; encoded by the coding sequence ATGGCGGCGACCCAGGTCATCCGGTCCGAGTGGACGAAGATCCGCTCCGTCGCGTCCACGGTGTGGACGCTGTCCCTCGCCGTGGTCGTCACCATCGCGCTGGGGATGCTGATCTCAGCGCTGTCGAAGAGCGAGTTCGAGAACCTGGACGAGGCCGGCCGGCTCTCCTTCGACCCGACGTTCATCAGTTTCGCGGGTATGAGCCTCGGTCAGCTGGCGATGATCGTGTTCGGGGTGCTCGTCGTCTCGAACGAGTACAGCACCGGCATGATCCGCACCTCACTGGCCGCCGTACCGCAGCGCGGCACCTTCCTGTTCAGCAAGATCGCCGTCGCCACGTTGCTCGCCCTGGTCGTCGGCATGGCCACCAGCTTCGCCGCCTTCTTCCTCGGGCAGGCCATGCTGGGCGACCTGAGGGCGGACCTCGGTGACCCGGGCGTGCTGCGCGCAGTGATCGGCGGCGGGCTCTACATGACCCTCATCGCCATGTTCTCGATGGGCGTCGCCGTGATGCTGCGCTCGCCGATGCTGTCGCTGGGCATCCTGATGCCGTTCTTCTTCCTGATCTCCAACATCCTCGGCAATGTCTCGGCGACGAAGGAAGTCGGCCAGTACCTGCCCGACCAGGCCGGCAGCAAGATCATGCAGGTGGTGACCCCGCCCGGCGACGACAGCCCATACAGCCCCTGGGGCGGGCTGGGGATCATGGCACTGTGGGTGGCCTCGGCACTCGTCGGCGGTTACGCGCTGCTGAAGCGGCGGGACGCCTAG
- a CDS encoding ABC transporter ATP-binding protein, which produces MIEAVGLTKRYGDKTAVYNLSFQVRPGAVTGFLGPNGSGKSTTMRMILGLDNPTAGQVTIGGYPYRRLPNAPRQVGALLDAKAVHGGRTARNHLLSLAQLSGIPARRVDEVLGVVGLQDVARRRSKGFSLGMGQRLGIAAALLGDPQVLLFDEPVNGLDPEGILWVRNLMKSLAAEGRTVFVSSHLMSEMALTADHLIVIGRGQLLADMSVKDFIAANSAGFARVRTPDTEPQLREKLSSALAEAGAHVLPEQDGALRVTGLPLPRISDIAHETDVRLWELSPHQASLEEAYMRMTQAAVDYRSTVDQKAGLQQPLPPGAQPPMPVPGQGQPGWYAPPPPQQGGQPFAMPQGQPGAVPPGPYGAPSAPGAPGTALQNPYAQHAPQAAAQAAPQPAPAAHAAAPQAQPPAAAPPAQPPASSPAAPSDETKPEDAR; this is translated from the coding sequence ATGATCGAGGCAGTCGGCCTGACCAAGCGCTACGGCGACAAGACCGCCGTGTACAACCTTTCCTTCCAGGTCCGGCCCGGGGCCGTCACCGGCTTCCTCGGGCCGAACGGCTCGGGCAAGTCGACGACGATGCGGATGATCCTCGGGCTGGACAATCCGACGGCAGGGCAGGTGACCATCGGCGGCTACCCCTACCGCAGGCTGCCGAACGCGCCCCGTCAGGTCGGCGCCCTGCTGGACGCCAAGGCGGTGCACGGCGGCCGGACCGCCCGCAACCACCTGCTGTCCCTGGCCCAGCTGTCCGGCATCCCGGCCCGGCGCGTCGACGAGGTGCTCGGCGTGGTGGGCCTGCAGGACGTGGCCAGGCGGCGCTCCAAGGGCTTCTCCCTCGGCATGGGCCAGCGGCTCGGCATCGCCGCCGCGCTGCTCGGCGACCCGCAGGTGCTGCTGTTCGACGAGCCGGTCAACGGCCTCGACCCCGAGGGCATCCTCTGGGTGCGCAACCTGATGAAGTCGCTCGCGGCGGAGGGCCGTACCGTCTTCGTCTCCTCGCACCTGATGAGCGAGATGGCGCTGACCGCCGACCACCTCATCGTCATCGGACGCGGACAGCTGCTCGCCGACATGAGCGTGAAGGACTTCATCGCCGCGAACTCCGCCGGCTTCGCGCGCGTCCGCACACCCGACACCGAGCCGCAGCTGCGCGAGAAGCTGTCGTCCGCGCTCGCCGAGGCCGGCGCGCACGTGCTGCCCGAGCAGGACGGCGCGCTGCGGGTGACGGGGCTGCCGCTGCCACGCATCAGCGACATCGCGCACGAAACGGACGTAAGGCTGTGGGAGTTGTCCCCGCATCAGGCCTCGCTGGAAGAGGCGTACATGCGGATGACCCAGGCCGCCGTCGACTACCGCTCGACCGTCGACCAGAAGGCCGGCCTGCAGCAGCCGCTGCCGCCGGGCGCGCAGCCGCCGATGCCGGTGCCGGGTCAGGGCCAGCCGGGCTGGTACGCCCCGCCGCCGCCCCAGCAGGGCGGGCAGCCGTTCGCGATGCCGCAGGGCCAGCCGGGTGCGGTGCCCCCGGGGCCGTACGGCGCTCCCTCCGCGCCCGGCGCGCCCGGGACGGCTCTCCAGAACCCCTACGCCCAGCACGCACCGCAGGCGGCCGCCCAGGCCGCGCCTCAGCCCGCGCCCGCCGCCCACGCCGCCGCCCCGCAGGCGCAGCCCCCGGCCGCCGCGCCCCCCGCCCAGCCGCCCGCCTCCTCCCCCGCCGCCCCCTCCGACGAGACCAAGCCCGAGGACGCCCGATGA
- a CDS encoding cellulose-binding protein produces the protein MSDTSPYGFELVRRGYDRAQVDERISKLVSDRDSALARITALEKRIEELHLETQNAQAAVNDAEPSYAGLGARVEKILRLAEEEAKDLREEARRAAEQHRELAESAAQQVRNDAEAFAAERKSKAEDEGVRIVEKAKSDASQLRAEAQKDAQSKREEADALFEETRAKAAQAAADFETNLAKRREQSERDLASRQAKAEKRLAEIEHRAEQLRLEAEKLRTDAERRARQTVETAQRQAEDIVADANAKADRIRSESERELAALTNRRDSINAQLTNVREMLATLTGAAVAAAGSPAEDEPITRGVPAQQSR, from the coding sequence ATGAGCGACACTTCCCCCTACGGCTTCGAGCTTGTGCGGCGTGGGTACGACCGCGCTCAGGTGGACGAACGTATCTCCAAGCTCGTCTCCGACCGTGACAGCGCTCTCGCCCGCATCACCGCTCTGGAAAAGCGCATCGAGGAGCTCCACCTCGAGACCCAGAACGCCCAGGCCGCCGTCAACGACGCCGAGCCGTCGTACGCGGGTCTCGGCGCACGTGTCGAGAAGATTCTCCGCCTCGCCGAGGAGGAGGCCAAGGACCTGCGCGAGGAGGCCCGCCGCGCGGCCGAGCAGCACCGTGAGCTCGCCGAGTCGGCGGCCCAGCAGGTGCGCAACGACGCCGAGGCGTTCGCGGCGGAGCGCAAGTCCAAGGCCGAGGACGAAGGCGTCCGGATCGTCGAGAAGGCCAAGAGCGACGCCTCCCAGCTGCGCGCCGAGGCGCAGAAGGACGCGCAGTCCAAGCGCGAGGAGGCGGACGCGCTCTTCGAGGAGACCCGCGCCAAGGCCGCGCAGGCCGCAGCCGACTTCGAGACGAACCTCGCCAAGCGTCGCGAGCAGTCCGAGCGCGACCTGGCATCCCGTCAGGCCAAGGCCGAGAAGCGTCTCGCGGAGATCGAGCACCGCGCGGAGCAGCTGCGCCTGGAGGCGGAGAAGCTGCGCACCGACGCCGAGCGCCGCGCCCGCCAGACGGTGGAGACGGCCCAGCGCCAGGCCGAGGACATCGTGGCCGACGCCAACGCCAAGGCCGACCGCATCCGTTCGGAATCCGAGCGCGAGCTGGCCGCCCTCACCAACCGCCGCGACTCGATCAACGCCCAGCTGACGAACGTGCGCGAGATGCTCGCCACGCTCACCGGCGCCGCGGTGGCCGCGGCCGGTTCGCCGGCCGAGGACGAGCCGATCACCCGCGGGGTGCCCGCGCAGCAGTCCCGGTAA
- a CDS encoding acetyl-CoA C-acetyltransferase, giving the protein MSSATNGSTSVIVAGARTPMGRLLGSLKSFSGADLGGFAIKAALDRAGIGGDQVQYVIMGQVLQAGAGQIPARQAAVKAGIPMSVPALTINKVCLSGLDAIALADQLIRAGEFDVIVAGGQESMTNAPHLLPKTREGYKYGAVQMLDAMAHDGLTDSFENIAMGESTEKHNTRLGIARPVQDEIAALSHQRAAAAQKNGVFEAEITPVEIPQRKGEPVVFSKDEGIRGDTTAESLAKLRPAFAKDGTITAGSSSQISDGAAAVVVMSKAKAEELGLEWIAEIGAHGNVAGPDNSLQSQPSNAIRHALKKEGLEVSDLDLIEINEAFAAVAVQSMKDLGVSTEKVNVNGGAIALGHPIGMSGARLVLHLALELKRRGGGVGAAALCGGGGQGDALIVRVPKS; this is encoded by the coding sequence ATGTCTTCTGCAACGAACGGCTCGACCTCCGTCATCGTCGCGGGCGCCCGTACCCCGATGGGGCGGCTGCTCGGCTCGCTGAAGTCCTTCTCCGGAGCCGACCTCGGCGGCTTCGCGATCAAGGCCGCCCTCGACCGTGCGGGGATCGGCGGCGACCAGGTGCAGTACGTGATCATGGGGCAGGTGCTCCAGGCCGGGGCGGGCCAGATCCCGGCGCGCCAGGCCGCGGTCAAGGCCGGCATCCCGATGAGCGTCCCGGCGCTCACCATCAACAAGGTGTGCCTCTCCGGCCTCGACGCCATCGCCCTCGCCGACCAGCTGATCCGCGCCGGCGAGTTCGACGTGATCGTGGCCGGCGGCCAGGAGTCCATGACGAACGCCCCGCACCTGCTGCCGAAGACCCGCGAGGGCTACAAGTACGGCGCGGTCCAGATGCTCGACGCGATGGCCCACGACGGCCTGACCGACTCCTTCGAGAACATCGCCATGGGCGAGTCGACGGAGAAGCACAACACGCGCCTCGGCATCGCCCGCCCGGTCCAGGACGAGATCGCCGCCCTGTCCCACCAGCGCGCCGCCGCCGCGCAGAAGAACGGCGTCTTCGAGGCCGAGATCACCCCGGTGGAGATCCCGCAGCGCAAGGGTGAGCCGGTCGTCTTCAGCAAGGACGAGGGCATCCGCGGCGACACCACGGCCGAGTCGCTGGCCAAGCTGCGCCCGGCGTTCGCCAAGGACGGCACGATCACCGCGGGCTCCTCCTCGCAGATCTCGGACGGCGCTGCCGCCGTCGTGGTGATGAGCAAGGCCAAGGCCGAGGAGCTCGGTCTGGAGTGGATCGCGGAGATCGGCGCGCACGGCAACGTCGCGGGCCCCGACAACTCCCTGCAGTCGCAGCCGTCCAACGCCATCCGGCACGCCCTGAAGAAGGAGGGCCTGGAGGTTTCGGACCTCGACCTGATCGAGATCAACGAGGCCTTCGCCGCCGTCGCCGTGCAGTCAATGAAGGACCTCGGGGTGTCCACCGAAAAGGTGAATGTCAATGGCGGCGCCATCGCCCTGGGTCACCCGATCGGGATGTCCGGCGCCCGCCTCGTCCTCCACCTCGCGCTGGAGCTGAAGCGGCGCGGCGGCGGGGTCGGCGCGGCGGCGCTGTGCGGTGGCGGCGGCCAGGGTGACGCGCTGATCGTGCGGGTACCCAAGTCCTGA
- a CDS encoding ATP/GTP-binding protein, producing MSPRRNRPKGPKADGSSGRSAEDDRPGRYGGWQSTEDWQGEGWSVRHVAGASSEGKTYRCPGCDQLIPSAVPHVVAWPEHAGVDDRRHWHKACWNARDRRTTRVQRSRNAPRF from the coding sequence GTGTCCCCGCGTCGCAACCGCCCGAAGGGCCCCAAGGCCGACGGCTCGTCCGGCCGGAGCGCCGAGGACGACCGCCCGGGCCGCTACGGGGGCTGGCAGTCCACGGAGGACTGGCAGGGCGAGGGCTGGAGCGTGCGCCATGTGGCCGGGGCCAGCTCCGAGGGCAAGACGTACCGCTGTCCCGGCTGCGACCAGCTGATCCCGTCCGCCGTACCGCACGTGGTGGCCTGGCCCGAGCACGCTGGTGTCGACGACCGCCGGCACTGGCACAAGGCGTGCTGGAACGCGCGGGACCGCCGCACCACGCGGGTGCAGCGGTCCCGTAACGCGCCGAGGTTCTGA
- a CDS encoding ABC transporter permease subunit codes for MSTPQPPMQQAAPGAPYAGYTSPIPVVRTHLGHALASEWTKIKSVRSTMWTLGVFVLLVVGIGLLAGALVANSSAEGELGDENPLSLGFFGLLLGSMCIITLGVLTTASEYGTGMIRTTMTACPTRGRVLAAKAIVFFSVAFVVTLVAAAFVAFAQVGMVGDAREPSGEEWLKGTVGVSFYIALLGLLSLVVGSIVRHSAGAITIMIAAVLAPLVVAMFMFSSSLEDLRQALFEYSIPNQLSIFYANSLSETGPSGWDPLWIMLGVTAAAFAGAYALLERRDV; via the coding sequence ATGAGCACGCCCCAGCCCCCCATGCAGCAGGCCGCGCCCGGCGCGCCGTACGCCGGTTACACCTCGCCGATCCCCGTCGTCCGCACGCATCTCGGGCATGCGCTCGCCTCGGAGTGGACGAAGATCAAGTCGGTGCGCTCCACGATGTGGACGCTGGGCGTGTTCGTCCTGCTCGTCGTCGGCATCGGACTGCTCGCCGGCGCGCTGGTCGCGAACTCCTCCGCCGAGGGTGAGCTCGGCGACGAGAACCCGCTGTCCCTCGGCTTCTTCGGGCTGCTGCTCGGCAGCATGTGCATCATCACGCTGGGCGTGCTGACCACGGCGTCCGAGTACGGCACCGGGATGATCCGGACGACGATGACCGCCTGTCCCACGCGCGGGCGGGTGCTCGCCGCGAAGGCGATCGTGTTCTTCTCGGTCGCGTTCGTGGTCACGCTGGTCGCCGCCGCCTTCGTCGCCTTCGCCCAGGTCGGCATGGTCGGCGACGCCCGGGAACCGTCGGGCGAGGAGTGGCTGAAGGGGACGGTCGGCGTCTCGTTCTACATCGCGCTGCTCGGGCTGCTCTCGCTCGTCGTCGGCTCGATCGTCCGGCACTCGGCGGGCGCCATCACCATCATGATCGCCGCGGTGCTCGCCCCGCTGGTCGTCGCGATGTTCATGTTCTCCTCCTCGCTGGAGGACCTCCGCCAGGCGCTGTTCGAGTACTCGATCCCGAACCAGCTGAGCATCTTCTACGCCAACTCGCTGTCCGAGACCGGCCCGTCCGGCTGGGACCCGCTGTGGATCATGCTCGGCGTCACGGCCGCCGCGTTCGCCGGCGCCTACGCCCTGCTGGAGCGGCGGGACGTGTAG